The segment CCGTTGGAAATTATGTCGCCGTTTTCAAAGATGACAGGGTTGTCTGTAACAGAGTTAATCTCGATGTTCATTACTTTCTTTGAAAAATCAAGTATATCCCATACTGCTCCGTGGACTTGCGGAGTACACCTTAAAGAGTAGGCGTCCTGAACTCTTTTCTTTTCCCTTTGAATTAGCCTGGAATCTTTAACAAAAGTTTGCAGGTTATTTAAAGTTATCTTTATTCCCGGATGGGGTCTTATGTCCCCGATTCTCAAATCCAGCTCCTCCGCTACACCTTTTAAGGCTTCGAAAGTCATCCCCGCAATAAGGTCTGCATTGTAAGTTAGTATGTAGGAGTAATGGAGAATTAAAGATATGATAGCCGAAGTTGCTTGAGTACCGTTTATAAGGGCAAGCCCTTCCTTGGATTTAAGTGTTAAAGGTTTTATACCCTTTTCATTAAGAATCTTTGATGTTTCTACTTTCTCCTCTTTTTTTAAGCAGTAGCCTTCCCCCATTAAGGCAAGGGCGATGTGGGAGAGGGGTGCAAGATCACCCGAAGCCCCCACTGAACCTCTGGAAGGCACTAAGGGTATTATGTCGTTGTTTAAAAATTCTAAAAGCTTTTCAACTACCTCAACCCTTACACCAGAGTGACCTGAAGCAAGGGTATTTGCTCTTAGGAGCATGCATGCCCTTACGAATTCCTCGGAAAGGGGCTCTCCGACTCCTACCGCATGGGACCGAATTATATTTTTCTGGAGTTCGTCAATATCATCACTCTCAATTCTAACCTCTGCCAATTTACCAACCCCAGTGTTTATTCCGTAGTAAGGTTTCCCGCTCTTTAGCATTTCGTCCACTATCTTTCTGCCTGCCTTAATTTTCTCAATGGCAGAGTCTGAGAGTTTAACCTTTTCTTTTTTTACTGCAACTTGATAAACCTGTTCAAG is part of the bacterium genome and harbors:
- the hutH gene encoding histidine ammonia-lyase, with product MIEIDGHHLDLEQVYQVAVKKEKVKLSDSAIEKIKAGRKIVDEMLKSGKPYYGINTGVGKLAEVRIESDDIDELQKNIIRSHAVGVGEPLSEEFVRACMLLRANTLASGHSGVRVEVVEKLLEFLNNDIIPLVPSRGSVGASGDLAPLSHIALALMGEGYCLKKEEKVETSKILNEKGIKPLTLKSKEGLALINGTQATSAIISLILHYSYILTYNADLIAGMTFEALKGVAEELDLRIGDIRPHPGIKITLNNLQTFVKDSRLIQREKKRVQDAYSLRCTPQVHGAVWDILDFSKKVMNIEINSVTDNPVIFENGDIISNGNFHGQHPGIVADFLSIGLSILGNISERRSFRLITPELSGLPAFLIKESGLFSGFMMHQVTQASLVSMNKILGHPATLDSIPTSGNQEDFVSMAMNSALKLKEIYSNTRKILAIEYMMGAQAIEILGIEGASTTSKKLIKKLRGHVPFLDKDRFMYEDILSAENLLAEKLI